From the genome of Natronogracilivirga saccharolytica:
CGTCGATGAAACTACTCATCCAACAACGCCCGATGAACATTTAATCATCACCTCGGAGCTGCAGCGCATTGGTGTACATCTGGTAAGCCTTGCACCCCGGTTTTCCGGTGTTTTTGAAAAAGGAATTGATTTTCGTGGGGATCTGGATGTTTTTTGCAATGAGTATCTGCTGCATCAGGCAATTGCCGAAGAATATGGAGATTATAAACTGAGCATTCATACCGGAAGCGACAAGTTTCAGGTATATGAGTCTATCGGAGCGCTTGGAACAGGCAGGGTCCATATTAAAACTTCCGGAACAAGCTATCTTGAAGCACTCCGGGTGGTAGCTAATTCTGACGCCTCGTTATTCCGAGAAATCATGGGGTTATCTTTGCAGCGTTTTGAAACAGATCGAAAAACCTATCACATATCTGCTGATGCCGGTCACTTGCGAGATCCGCTTGAGTACCAGGATGATGATTTACCCAAACTGCTGGATGATGATAACGCACGGCAGGTTTTTCATGTTACTTTCGGATCGGTGTTGACTCATGTACCGCAAAATAATCCGGAACAGGGTTTTCGTAAACGTATCATGGAGGTGTTGCAATGCAATGAAAAGGTGTATGAAAAGTGTCTTTACAGACATTTTCGGCGGCATATTGCTCCGTTTGAAAAGAAATGACAACGAGTAACAGGTTGGAAGCTAACGTAAATAATATGCTTGCGTAAATAAAGCTTTAGTGCAGGTCATTCCGGCAGGCTGTCGGTTTGCTGGCCGGATTTTGATTTTTTAAAAAAACAATCGCAAATAATTGACAAAATATGAGTAAATCTGACTTATTTGATGTAAACGGCCAGGTCGCTGTTATCACCGGGGGAGCTGGTGTATTATGTGCTGAAATGGCATTGACACTGGGTCGGGCCGGTGCCAAGATAGCCTTGCTTGACATCGGCGAAGATGCCATGTCTGAAGTAAGCCATAATTTGGACAACGAAAGCATAGATAATATAGCCATCAAAACTGATGTGCTGGATAAATCCAGTATTGAAGAGGCTGCCCATAAAACGATAAGTCGTTTCGGGCGAGTTGATATCCTGATTAACGGAGCCGGAGGCAATAAACCCACTGCTACTACCAGTCCGGAGAAACCATTTTTTGATCTCCCGCAAGATGCTATCAAATGGGTTTTCGATCTGAACTTTCTGGGTACATTTATGCCTTGCCAGGTATTTGGTAAATATTTCGCTGAACAGCAAAGTGGAAATATCATCAACGTTTCATCGATGAACGCCTTTACTCCTTTGACCAAAATTCCTGCCTATTCCGCGGCTAAAGCAGCGGTCAGTAATTTTACACAATGGCTGGCAGTCCATATGTCACAAAATTATTCAACGGATATTCGTGTCAATGGCATAGCTCCCGGATTTCTGCTGACCGATCAAAACCGGTTTTTACTTACAAATAAAGACGACGGCAGTCTCACTGATCGTGGGCAAACCATTGTTGATCATACCCCGGCTGCCCGGTTTGGTAATCCGGAAGACTTGGTTTCAACTGTAGTGTGGCTTGTCGCTCCTTCGTCTCAATTTGTAAACGGCATTGTTGTCCCGGTCGATGGTGGTTTTTCTGCATTCAGCGGTGTTTGAATCATCACAGGGTGAAAAATTGTTAAAACAAAAGACGTTTCTTTAGAATGAATAGAAAGGAAGTAATAGAACAAATTGAGCAGGATAAACTGATTGCTGTGGTCAGGCTTGATGATCCGGCTGATTTGGATTCAACCGTAGATTCTTTGTTAAAAGGAGGCGTTCGCATTATTGAGGCAACCATGACTATTCCCAAGTTGCTGGATTATGTTCCGTCGCTTGTCAATCGGGTTGGTGGTGATATGGTTTTCGGAATCGGATCTGTGCTGAACGAGGACATGGCTCGAAGTGTGATAGAGTCCGGTGCTTCATTTGTTGTCAGTCCGATCATGCGAAAAGGTATTATAGAAGTTGCCCAGGATTATAACACGGCTGTATCGGTAGGGGCTTACACGCCAACGGAAATACAGACTGCATGGGAAGCCGGTAGCGATTTTGTCAAAGTTTTTCCGGCCGATACGCTGGGTCCGTCGTATATCAAAGGTGTACGTGCACCCATGCCGCATTTGAAGCTCTTGCCGACTGGTGGTGTAAATGTGGATAATGTTGACCAGTGGCTTGATGCCGGAGCAACGGCTCTTGGAGTAGGAAGTGCACTGGTGAATACCAAGGCGGTGCGAAACGGCCGGTTTGATGTGGTACGTGAAAATGCCCGAGCCTTTTCAAATGCAGTTAATAAATATATAGGAGGTTGAATTATGTCACCATTCATTCACGAAGATTTTCTGCTGCAAAGTGAACCTGCGAGGAAGCTGTACCATGACTATGCTTCGTCGCTTCCCATTGTAGATTATCATAACCATCTGGCACCAGATGAAATTCATCAGGACAAACGTTTTCGAAATCTGACAGAAATCTGGCTGAGGGGTGATCATTACAAATGGCGGGCCATGCGAACCGCCGGGGTGGATGAGCACTATATTACCGGGGAGGCTTCTTCTGATTTGGAAAAGTTTCTGGCCTGGGCCAAAACTGTCCCCCAAACGCTAAAAAATCCATTGTATCATTGGACGCACCTTGAGCTCAAACGATATTTTGATATTGACCTTCCCCTGAATGAACAAACAGCCGGGGAAATCTGGGAACAAACAGAGGCATTGTTGCAAAAGTCTGCTTTTTCCACCCGTTCGTTACTTAAAAAAATGAATGTGCATGTGGTATGTACCACAGATGATGCTGTTGATACTCTGGAACACCATAAAGCTTATGCAGCTGAAAGCGAAGGTGAATTCGTGATGTACCCCACATTTCGTCCGGATAAAGCGATGAAAGTCGAAGAACCCGAGAGTTTTCGGCAGTATATAAAAAAGCTTGAAGAGGTTTCGGGTATTCAGATTGATCATTACACTTCGTTTCTTGAAGCACTGCGTCGAAGACATGATTATTTCGACTCCTTAGGATGCCGCGCATCGGACCATGGAATTGAAGAGCCTTTTGCTGAAGAGTATCAAGAATCAGAACTCAATCGTATTTTTGGCTCGGTTATGTCCGGTAGCAGATTATCGGAAGATGATATCCGCAAGTTTAAATCGGCTTTGATGCATGAGTTTGCCTTGATGGATCATGAGAAAGGCTGGGCGTTTCAAATGCATATCGGAGCGATGAGAAACAACAATACTCGGGCTTATCAACAAGTGGGCCCAGATTCCGGCTTTGATTCGATTGGTGATTCTCAAATTGCCAAACCACTTGCCCTTTTTCTGGATCGATTGGAGGTTAATCGGCAGCTTCCAAAAACGGTTATTTACAATTTGAATCCTTCTGACAATGCAACATTAGCTACCATGATAGGAAACTTTATGGGTGATGGTATACCAGGAAAGATTCAACATGGGCCGGCTTGGTGGTTCCATGATCAGAAAGAAGGTATGGAAGATCATCTGCAGACCCTGGCAAACATGAGTTTGCTGAGTCGGTTCGTGGGTATGGTTACCGATTCACGCAGTATTCTGTCGCTTCCACGCCATGAGTATTACCGCCGGGTGCTCTGCAATATGTTGGGTAATGACATTGAACAGGGTATAATTCCGTCAGACTATGATATGATTGGCCAGTTGCTTGAACAAATATGTTACAGGAATGCTCTGGAATATTTTTCATATGTCGATTATCCAGGTCAGCAAAAATAATTACCGGGTTGATGATTACTATGGTTTTATCAAATCAAAAACTTCAGCTGATATACGTATTTCATTTTAAGCATGTTCACTCAGGTTTTCGTCCCTGTGGTCTGAGTGAATAAAAAATGCAAGAGAATCGGTGTTCGTTTCACACTCCACCAATCCCTTCACTGTATCTCTTGCAGTAATGCTTCAAAGCCTGATTTGCCGGAAAGGTAGACAGGCTTTTTTTGTTTACCGGTAACTAATATCTTATATTGTATAATACATAAGTATATGTCTTTTCGTAAATTTATATAAATAGTTTGGCATTGTTGGAGATATCAAGCTGAAACTTTGAGAGTTGATTTAATTCAATGCCAGCCATTGGTATAAATTTTTTTTTAACAAGATATGATTTATAATTATCTGTTGACATAAAATGAAATCCAAATTAGATAGCTTTGAAGAATAGTTTTCATTTCTATCATATTACAATTGAATAAAACAAAAAAAGATGAAAAAAAAGACAACGCTTAATGATATTGCAAAAACCCTGAAACTGACCAAAGTAAGTATCTCAAAAGCGTTGAGAGACCATCCTGATATTTCGGAGCAGACCAGGATTAAAGTGAAGCAACTTGCTCAGGAGATGGGATATAGGCCCAACCTTATTGCCCGATCTTTGACTTCGTCTAAAAGTAAAACAATCGGAGTGGTTGTCCCAAAAATCGCTCACAATTTCTTTGCACACGTTGTTGGTGGTATTCAGAAAATTGCTGACAAATATGATTATGAGATTTTGTTGACGGTTTCCGATGAAAATGAGGAACTGGAAAAACAACACATTGAGTCGTTGGTTGCAATGCAGGTTGATGGTCTGCTTGTTTCAGTATCCATGGAAACCAAGAATACGGAAATCTATCAGTGGATTCGTGAAATGCAGATCCCTCTGGTATTCTTCGACCGCTACATTCCGGATCTTGGATTTAACAGTGTTATAATCAACGACAAAGAAGCTGCGCGCAACGGTGTAGAGGAGATGATCATGCGCGGTTCAAAAAAAATTGCACATTTAGCTGGTTATGAACATATCTCAATAGGTAAAGAACGAAGGCTGGGTTATAAGGATGCACTTGAAAAACAAGGTATTGAATACGATCCGTCTCTGGTTGTTGAAGGTGGGTTCGGTGAGAACAGTGGTTATCATGGATTCAAGGAGCTTGCATCACGAGGAGTGGAATTTGACAGCATATTTGCCGTTACCTTTCCGGTAGGCTTAGGGTCTTATATAGCAATGAGAGAAGTAGATGCCAACATGATAGACAACATTGCCATGCTGGCTTTTGGTGACAGTGGAGTCAGAGGAATTCTCCCTTATCCGCGGTATTATGTTGATCAACCGGGTATGGATATCGGCAAAAAGGCGACGGAGTTATTGTTAAAGGAGATTAACGGAGTTGTTGAACCTGAAAACAAGTTGGTTTATATGGATACGCAATTTGTTGAAACCGGGAAAAATTTTCCTGTTTCTGAAAAGAATCTGTTAATGACATAAGAGGAATGACTAATTGAATATCTATCCAGAGATTACGGACAGACTGAGATGAAATTTTTATGACTGGACCGGTGCCCGGTACACAAGTACATGATTAAATACTCAACTTTCGGAGTTCATACTAATCCCTTCCTGTTCATTAGGAAAGGCTTGTAACCATGGATGAGTCTGGTAAAACCTGCCTACCAGCTCAATAACCTGCACTAACAAATACCCTTGGCCTTGAC
Proteins encoded in this window:
- a CDS encoding SDR family oxidoreductase, which produces MSKSDLFDVNGQVAVITGGAGVLCAEMALTLGRAGAKIALLDIGEDAMSEVSHNLDNESIDNIAIKTDVLDKSSIEEAAHKTISRFGRVDILINGAGGNKPTATTSPEKPFFDLPQDAIKWVFDLNFLGTFMPCQVFGKYFAEQQSGNIINVSSMNAFTPLTKIPAYSAAKAAVSNFTQWLAVHMSQNYSTDIRVNGIAPGFLLTDQNRFLLTNKDDGSLTDRGQTIVDHTPAARFGNPEDLVSTVVWLVAPSSQFVNGIVVPVDGGFSAFSGV
- a CDS encoding bifunctional 4-hydroxy-2-oxoglutarate aldolase/2-dehydro-3-deoxy-phosphogluconate aldolase; this encodes MNRKEVIEQIEQDKLIAVVRLDDPADLDSTVDSLLKGGVRIIEATMTIPKLLDYVPSLVNRVGGDMVFGIGSVLNEDMARSVIESGASFVVSPIMRKGIIEVAQDYNTAVSVGAYTPTEIQTAWEAGSDFVKVFPADTLGPSYIKGVRAPMPHLKLLPTGGVNVDNVDQWLDAGATALGVGSALVNTKAVRNGRFDVVRENARAFSNAVNKYIGG
- the uxaC gene encoding glucuronate isomerase yields the protein MSPFIHEDFLLQSEPARKLYHDYASSLPIVDYHNHLAPDEIHQDKRFRNLTEIWLRGDHYKWRAMRTAGVDEHYITGEASSDLEKFLAWAKTVPQTLKNPLYHWTHLELKRYFDIDLPLNEQTAGEIWEQTEALLQKSAFSTRSLLKKMNVHVVCTTDDAVDTLEHHKAYAAESEGEFVMYPTFRPDKAMKVEEPESFRQYIKKLEEVSGIQIDHYTSFLEALRRRHDYFDSLGCRASDHGIEEPFAEEYQESELNRIFGSVMSGSRLSEDDIRKFKSALMHEFALMDHEKGWAFQMHIGAMRNNNTRAYQQVGPDSGFDSIGDSQIAKPLALFLDRLEVNRQLPKTVIYNLNPSDNATLATMIGNFMGDGIPGKIQHGPAWWFHDQKEGMEDHLQTLANMSLLSRFVGMVTDSRSILSLPRHEYYRRVLCNMLGNDIEQGIIPSDYDMIGQLLEQICYRNALEYFSYVDYPGQQK
- a CDS encoding LacI family DNA-binding transcriptional regulator, encoding MKKKTTLNDIAKTLKLTKVSISKALRDHPDISEQTRIKVKQLAQEMGYRPNLIARSLTSSKSKTIGVVVPKIAHNFFAHVVGGIQKIADKYDYEILLTVSDENEELEKQHIESLVAMQVDGLLVSVSMETKNTEIYQWIREMQIPLVFFDRYIPDLGFNSVIINDKEAARNGVEEMIMRGSKKIAHLAGYEHISIGKERRLGYKDALEKQGIEYDPSLVVEGGFGENSGYHGFKELASRGVEFDSIFAVTFPVGLGSYIAMREVDANMIDNIAMLAFGDSGVRGILPYPRYYVDQPGMDIGKKATELLLKEINGVVEPENKLVYMDTQFVETGKNFPVSEKNLLMT